Proteins from one Bacillota bacterium genomic window:
- the deoC gene encoding deoxyribose-phosphate aldolase, producing the protein MQCSELAPTIDHTLLKPTATGADIKKLCQEAKDYGFGAVCVQPCYVKLACSELQGTPVKVATVIGFPLGANTSETKSAEAQEAVRNGAEELDMVLNIGALKEGRFDDVSRDIEAVVKVAAGALVKVILETCYLTAEEIVRACQLAVAAGADFVKTSTGFGTAGAKADQVRLMRETVGPMIGVKASGKIRTYADAIAMIEAGASRIGASASIQIVSGGRVTDPSLHSG; encoded by the coding sequence GTGCAGTGCAGTGAACTGGCTCCAACGATCGACCATACGCTGCTTAAGCCTACAGCCACCGGTGCCGATATCAAGAAGCTGTGCCAAGAGGCCAAGGACTATGGCTTCGGGGCCGTTTGCGTGCAGCCATGTTATGTTAAATTAGCCTGCAGCGAGCTGCAGGGGACACCGGTTAAGGTGGCCACAGTTATCGGTTTTCCCTTGGGGGCTAATACCAGTGAAACCAAGTCGGCCGAAGCGCAGGAAGCGGTTCGAAACGGTGCGGAGGAACTGGATATGGTCCTTAATATTGGAGCCTTAAAAGAGGGGCGCTTTGATGATGTAAGCCGGGACATAGAAGCCGTGGTGAAAGTGGCCGCTGGAGCGCTGGTAAAGGTGATTTTGGAGACTTGTTACCTTACCGCTGAGGAAATCGTTAGAGCGTGCCAACTGGCGGTGGCGGCCGGGGCCGATTTTGTTAAGACCTCCACTGGTTTTGGTACGGCTGGAGCTAAGGCTGATCAGGTGCGGTTGATGCGCGAGACTGTGGGGCCTATGATTGGGGTCAAGGCCTCCGGTAAAATCCGTACTTATGCTGATGCCATAGCGATGATCGAAGCCGGTGCCAGCCGCATCGGCGCCAGTGCCAGCATCCAGATTGTTTCCGGGGGGCGAGTCACAGATCCTTCGCTTCACTCAGGATGA
- a CDS encoding cation-translocating P-type ATPase encodes MKLQYLVGTILEGGYLLQPWHSWSARKAAHELKTSLKRGLDAHQAALRLQQYGPNELKGEEGLPLWRQVLAQFQDFLILILLAAGAVSFLVGERTDATLIFLIVVVNAILGLVQEGRAEKALKALKQMAAPQASVIRDNQALNILARDLVPGDVVLLEAGTVLPCDIRLSETASLKVDEAALTGESVPVEKDAKSALAEKVPLADRVNMAYMGTTVVYGRGQGVAVATGMDTEMGRIAGLLVDTGEGNTPLQDRLDTLGKILGAITLVICTLVFLTGVIRRGQAGPVMLDMFLVAVSLAVAAIPEGLPAVVTIVLALGMQRMVAKNAIVKKLHAVETLGSTTVICTDKTGTLTQNKMAAVALWAGGKMYKVSGSAYTGDGSISLGEKAIHVAHMPELKLALMAAALCNDAQVKKVGDRAELIGDPTEGALLGLAAKGDLSAASLQQEFPRLAEIPFDSRRKLMSTVHPAADGSYVVLTKGAPDIVLSRSRRLLLDGQEIELTPQLAQEVKEQNAFLAQKALRVLAVAYHRLPVLPPPAQLGAVEEDLVFLGLAGLKDPLREETKPAVEKCRIAGIRTVMITGDHPTTAYAIGRELGLTDGAGVLTGSELDELTPAELKEKVKSVNVYARVAPEHKSSIVQALQEQGHIVAVTGDGVNDAPALKQADIGVAMGITGTDVAKGAADMILTDDNFASIVRAVEEGRVIYTNIRKFVYFLLSCNVGEVLIVFLAELFGLPLPLLPVHLLWLNLLTDAFPALALGVEPAEPGIMNQAPRPPQEPLLDRKMVSGIALQSIALTVAVLGVFAASLTDHNLETARTMAFATLVLAELLRAFTSRSENLTIFRLGLFTNPTLLLGTSLSAGMFLLTLYVPALKTIFHTTSITPAMWHLVLPAALLPAAVAEIKKTLFPARRHRVPAGRSSQA; translated from the coding sequence ATGAAACTGCAATATCTGGTAGGAACAATTCTAGAAGGAGGTTATCTGTTGCAACCCTGGCATTCTTGGTCCGCGCGCAAAGCAGCCCATGAGCTGAAGACAAGCCTCAAGAGAGGCTTAGATGCTCACCAAGCCGCCCTACGTCTTCAGCAGTACGGCCCTAATGAGCTTAAAGGGGAAGAAGGTCTGCCCCTCTGGCGCCAGGTGCTGGCTCAGTTTCAGGATTTTCTTATTCTGATTTTGCTCGCCGCCGGCGCGGTTTCCTTTCTGGTCGGTGAGCGTACCGATGCCACCCTGATTTTCCTCATTGTAGTAGTAAACGCCATCTTAGGCCTGGTTCAAGAAGGACGAGCCGAGAAAGCGCTCAAAGCGCTAAAACAAATGGCCGCGCCCCAGGCCTCTGTGATTAGAGACAATCAAGCCTTGAACATCCTGGCCCGTGACCTCGTCCCCGGCGATGTGGTGCTCCTGGAAGCAGGCACGGTGCTTCCCTGTGACATACGGCTGTCTGAGACAGCCAGCCTGAAAGTGGACGAGGCCGCCCTCACCGGGGAGTCGGTTCCAGTGGAAAAAGACGCCAAGTCAGCTTTAGCCGAAAAGGTTCCCCTGGCCGACCGGGTAAACATGGCTTACATGGGGACCACCGTTGTCTACGGGCGGGGGCAAGGTGTGGCTGTTGCCACGGGGATGGATACGGAGATGGGCCGTATTGCCGGCCTGCTGGTGGATACCGGTGAAGGCAATACGCCGCTACAGGATCGTCTTGACACTTTGGGCAAGATCTTAGGTGCCATCACTCTGGTGATTTGTACCCTTGTATTTCTGACGGGAGTTATCAGGAGAGGACAGGCCGGACCTGTCATGCTAGATATGTTCTTGGTAGCGGTAAGCTTGGCTGTAGCCGCCATCCCGGAAGGACTGCCGGCAGTGGTCACCATTGTGCTGGCTTTAGGTATGCAGCGGATGGTGGCCAAGAATGCCATTGTTAAGAAGCTCCATGCAGTGGAGACTTTGGGATCCACCACCGTTATCTGTACCGACAAGACAGGAACTTTGACGCAAAACAAAATGGCCGCCGTGGCCCTCTGGGCCGGCGGTAAAATGTACAAGGTATCAGGTTCAGCCTATACCGGTGACGGCAGTATTTCACTGGGGGAAAAAGCCATCCACGTGGCTCACATGCCGGAACTGAAACTGGCCTTGATGGCAGCGGCGTTATGCAACGACGCCCAAGTGAAGAAGGTCGGAGATCGAGCGGAGCTGATAGGCGATCCGACCGAGGGGGCCCTGCTCGGCTTAGCAGCCAAAGGTGATCTTTCTGCCGCCAGCCTCCAGCAGGAATTTCCCCGCCTGGCCGAAATCCCGTTTGATTCGCGCCGTAAGCTCATGAGCACTGTTCACCCTGCTGCTGACGGCAGCTACGTGGTGCTCACGAAAGGTGCTCCCGATATTGTTCTTAGCCGCTCCCGGCGACTGCTGCTAGACGGCCAGGAAATAGAATTGACCCCTCAGTTGGCGCAAGAAGTCAAGGAACAAAATGCCTTCCTGGCTCAGAAGGCCCTGCGCGTGCTAGCCGTAGCCTACCACCGGCTCCCAGTACTGCCCCCGCCGGCCCAACTGGGAGCAGTAGAAGAAGACCTGGTTTTTCTCGGTTTGGCCGGGCTGAAGGATCCGCTGCGTGAAGAAACCAAACCGGCGGTGGAAAAATGCCGTATTGCCGGGATTCGTACCGTTATGATCACCGGCGATCATCCCACCACTGCTTACGCCATCGGGCGGGAATTAGGACTAACCGACGGTGCCGGCGTTCTTACCGGCAGTGAGCTGGACGAGCTTACACCGGCTGAACTCAAGGAGAAAGTAAAGTCAGTAAACGTCTATGCCCGAGTAGCACCGGAGCATAAGAGCTCTATTGTCCAGGCGCTGCAGGAGCAAGGTCATATTGTGGCTGTCACCGGCGACGGAGTCAACGATGCTCCGGCCCTTAAGCAGGCCGATATCGGGGTGGCCATGGGTATCACCGGTACCGATGTGGCCAAAGGCGCAGCTGACATGATCCTAACTGACGATAACTTTGCCAGCATTGTGCGCGCTGTGGAAGAGGGCCGCGTTATCTATACCAACATCCGTAAATTCGTCTATTTCTTGCTGTCCTGTAATGTTGGTGAAGTGCTTATTGTCTTCTTGGCCGAACTTTTTGGCCTGCCTCTGCCGCTGCTGCCGGTACACCTACTCTGGCTTAACCTTTTAACTGATGCCTTCCCAGCCTTGGCCTTAGGGGTGGAACCGGCCGAACCGGGTATCATGAACCAAGCGCCCCGCCCGCCCCAAGAACCGCTGCTGGATCGGAAAATGGTGAGCGGCATTGCCCTGCAGAGTATTGCTTTGACAGTAGCCGTACTAGGTGTGTTTGCGGCTTCCTTAACTGACCACAATTTAGAAACCGCCCGCACCATGGCTTTCGCCACGTTGGTGCTGGCAGAACTACTTCGTGCGTTTACCAGCCGGTCGGAGAATCTTACCATCTTCCGCCTGGGGCTGTTCACCAACCCCACCTTGCTGCTCGGGACATCCCTATCGGCAGGCATGTTCCTGCTCACCTTATATGTTCCCGCTTTAAAGACTATCTTTCACACCACTTCCATTACTCCAGCCATGTGGCACCTGGTTTTGCCGGCGGCTCTTCTCCCGGCAGCCGTGGCAGAAATCAAAAAGACCCTCTTTCCTGCCCGGCGCCACCGTGTCCCCGCCGGCCGTAGCTCCCAAGCCTAG